The following coding sequences are from one Shewanella putrefaciens window:
- the hemW gene encoding radical SAM family heme chaperone HemW, with protein MSPSTMRSPTLVLPPLSLYIHIPWCVQKCPYCDFNSHGQNGELPQEAYVDALLEDLRQDLHLVQGRQVHTIFIGGGTPSLFDAKQIKRILDGANALIPFSDNIEITMEANPGTLEHDDFSAYRAAGITRLSIGVQSFAKDKLNLLGRIHDQNEAKIAAQKASQAKYLSFNLDLMHGLPNQSFDEAMADIDTAAALNPPHLSWYQLTIEPNTLFHSKPPQLPDDESLWHIYEQGQQRLAALGYEQYEISAYAKPGYQCRHNLNYWQFGDYLGIGCGAHGKVTLPEQNRIIRTVKIKHPKGYLSSNQYTVELTEVAEEDRALEYLMNRLRLMTPIPKQEFEQRTGLHRETLTEGMAKAKQRGLLTESAEYWQLTHKGHMFVNDLLTQFC; from the coding sequence ATGTCACCGAGCACTATGCGATCCCCAACGCTTGTATTACCGCCATTAAGTTTGTATATCCATATCCCATGGTGCGTACAAAAATGCCCCTATTGTGACTTTAACTCCCACGGGCAAAATGGCGAGCTGCCACAAGAGGCCTATGTCGATGCCCTGCTTGAAGATTTACGTCAAGATCTGCACTTAGTCCAAGGCAGACAAGTTCATACTATTTTTATCGGTGGCGGCACACCATCATTATTTGATGCTAAACAAATCAAGCGGATACTCGATGGTGCCAATGCACTAATTCCCTTTAGTGACAATATCGAAATCACCATGGAAGCCAACCCTGGCACCTTAGAGCACGATGACTTTAGTGCCTACCGCGCAGCTGGCATCACCCGTTTATCTATCGGTGTGCAGAGTTTCGCCAAGGATAAGCTCAACTTACTCGGACGTATTCACGATCAAAACGAAGCTAAAATCGCGGCCCAAAAAGCTAGCCAAGCAAAATACTTAAGTTTTAACCTCGATTTAATGCATGGATTACCCAACCAAAGTTTTGATGAAGCCATGGCCGATATCGACACCGCCGCGGCGCTGAACCCGCCACACCTATCTTGGTATCAGTTAACAATTGAACCCAATACCCTATTTCATTCAAAACCGCCGCAACTCCCCGATGACGAATCGCTCTGGCATATCTATGAACAAGGGCAACAAAGGCTGGCAGCCTTAGGGTATGAGCAATATGAAATATCGGCCTATGCCAAACCAGGTTATCAATGCCGACACAATCTCAACTACTGGCAATTTGGTGATTATTTAGGCATAGGCTGTGGCGCCCATGGCAAAGTGACATTACCAGAACAAAATCGCATTATCCGCACGGTAAAAATTAAACACCCTAAAGGCTATTTGAGTTCAAACCAATACACTGTCGAACTGACTGAAGTTGCCGAGGAGGATAGAGCGCTCGAATATTTAATGAATCGTCTGCGTTTAATGACGCCGATTCCTAAGCAAGAATTTGAACAGCGAACGGGTTTACATCGAGAAACATTGACTGAAGGTATGGCAAAAGCCAAACAGCGTGGTTTACTCACCGAATCGGCGGAATATTGGCAATTAACCCATAAAGGTCATATGTTTGTAAACGATTTGCTGACACAATTCTGCTAG
- a CDS encoding DUF885 domain-containing protein, protein MPITTTTNTERSQKLNLKISLVALALSAAMALSVQAAPAAMVHLNASEPTQSTTQTESEKANALFEAIFMENIMASPIAQTYMGIKQDYAKWDDIGDEADAIKLLRTKKQLAEVNQLDATKLDPQTQLSLKLLKQNLQNDIDDYQWRYHNYPVNQMRGGHSMIASFLINQHQINNISDAQAYISRLNGVPKRLNQLQKALEIRAEKNIIAPKFVFSYVISDSQNIIKGAPFDNGDDSALLADFSKKVNALDIQEKEKKTLITGAEKALVDKVKPAYNQLIHYIETLAAQADTRDGVWKLPNGAAFYNNALARTTTTHMTADQIHELGIAEVTRIHNEMRTIMQKVHYKGSLQEFFGFMRDAPQFYYPNTAEGKAAYLTEATKLIDNIQSRLDEVFKVKPKAAMIVKQVEAFREKSAGKAFYEQPAPDGSRPGSYYANLYDMKAMPKYQMEALAYHEGIPGHHMQIAIAQELKDIPKFRKFGGYTAYIEGWGLYSESFPKEMGLYADPYSDFGRLAMELWRACRLVVDTGIHAKQWTREQGIAYYVDNTPNAKSDAVKMVERHIVMPSQATAYKVGMIKLLELKHKAEKQLGNKFDIRDFHTLVLANGALPLDVLEEQVDQWIASVNKT, encoded by the coding sequence ATGCCAATAACAACGACAACAAATACGGAAAGATCCCAAAAGCTAAATCTTAAAATTAGCTTAGTCGCCCTAGCACTATCGGCTGCAATGGCTTTATCGGTACAAGCTGCGCCGGCAGCAATGGTACATCTAAATGCCAGTGAACCGACACAATCCACAACTCAAACAGAATCCGAAAAAGCCAATGCTCTCTTTGAAGCTATTTTTATGGAGAACATTATGGCGAGTCCCATTGCTCAGACTTATATGGGGATCAAACAGGATTATGCTAAATGGGATGACATAGGCGATGAGGCCGATGCGATAAAATTGCTCCGCACGAAAAAACAGCTTGCAGAGGTTAATCAACTTGATGCAACTAAGTTAGATCCACAAACACAGCTAAGTCTTAAGCTACTTAAGCAAAACCTACAAAATGATATAGATGACTATCAATGGCGTTACCATAATTACCCAGTGAATCAAATGCGTGGTGGTCATTCAATGATTGCATCATTTTTAATTAACCAGCACCAAATTAATAATATCAGTGATGCCCAAGCCTATATTAGTCGTTTAAATGGTGTTCCTAAGCGCCTAAATCAATTACAAAAAGCGCTGGAGATTAGAGCAGAAAAGAACATTATTGCACCTAAGTTTGTCTTTAGTTATGTCATATCCGACAGTCAAAACATCATCAAAGGCGCACCTTTTGACAACGGTGACGACAGTGCCCTTCTCGCTGATTTTAGTAAAAAGGTCAATGCCTTAGATATTCAGGAAAAAGAGAAAAAGACGCTCATCACAGGAGCAGAAAAAGCCCTTGTGGATAAGGTAAAACCTGCCTATAACCAACTGATACATTATATAGAAACTTTAGCTGCCCAAGCTGATACTCGAGATGGCGTTTGGAAGCTGCCAAACGGAGCCGCATTTTATAACAATGCATTAGCTCGTACTACGACAACACATATGACCGCAGATCAAATCCATGAACTCGGTATTGCAGAAGTAACGCGTATCCATAATGAAATGCGCACTATTATGCAAAAAGTACATTATAAGGGCTCTCTACAGGAGTTTTTTGGATTTATGCGCGATGCTCCTCAGTTCTACTACCCAAATACCGCCGAAGGCAAAGCTGCTTACTTAACGGAGGCAACTAAGCTCATCGATAATATTCAGTCGCGTTTAGATGAAGTGTTCAAAGTAAAACCGAAGGCGGCGATGATAGTCAAGCAAGTGGAGGCGTTCAGAGAAAAATCCGCTGGCAAAGCCTTTTATGAACAACCAGCCCCCGATGGTTCTCGACCCGGCAGTTATTACGCGAATCTGTATGATATGAAAGCCATGCCCAAATACCAAATGGAGGCACTCGCTTACCATGAGGGTATTCCAGGTCATCATATGCAAATTGCTATCGCTCAAGAGCTTAAAGACATCCCTAAGTTCCGTAAATTTGGAGGCTATACCGCCTATATTGAAGGTTGGGGTTTATACAGCGAGTCCTTCCCAAAAGAAATGGGACTCTATGCCGATCCTTATTCTGATTTTGGCCGCTTAGCAATGGAATTATGGCGAGCCTGTCGTTTGGTCGTCGATACAGGTATCCATGCCAAGCAATGGACCCGCGAACAAGGCATAGCCTATTACGTGGATAATACGCCCAATGCTAAATCCGATGCAGTGAAAATGGTCGAGCGCCACATCGTTATGCCATCGCAAGCCACGGCATATAAGGTTGGTATGATTAAGTTATTGGAACTTAAACATAAAGCAGAAAAACAACTAGGTAATAAGTTTGATATTCGAGATTTCCACACTTTAGTCTTAGCAAACGGTGCGCTACCTTTAGATGTGCTAGAAGAGCAAGTCGATCAATGGATTGCCAGCGTCAACAAAACCTAA
- a CDS encoding LysR family transcriptional regulator, producing MLELLEPIAIFTHVARAGSFSAAARRLGISKSKVSTQVADLEHRLGVQLIQRTTRSLSLTEAGHLLYLQGEELLRDAEQAIASVHNLNDATRGVLKVGISQSFGAMHIIPALPSFMAKHPELELQVSLLDHKVDVVSEGLDLLLTMSEQLPLGMVARPLMKCQFLLVASPDYVAKHGEPTRPEQLVDHNCLVYQGEWHEHSMWQFKKGDDYCEIGVSGNFRVDNAPALKSAAISGLGVVYLASYLMEDEITKGTLVPLLEDWQLTHHLPLQAVYPRRKHLAPKVSAFIEFIKDHIGNPPYWDIPYAELFSKRQ from the coding sequence ATGCTAGAACTGTTAGAACCTATTGCGATTTTTACTCATGTGGCTAGAGCTGGTAGTTTTAGTGCCGCCGCAAGAAGGCTTGGGATCTCTAAATCTAAGGTCAGTACGCAGGTCGCCGATCTTGAACATAGACTTGGTGTTCAGTTAATACAACGTACTACTCGAAGCTTAAGCCTGACTGAAGCTGGGCATTTATTGTATCTGCAAGGTGAAGAATTGCTTCGTGATGCAGAGCAAGCGATTGCTAGTGTGCACAATTTAAATGATGCTACCCGCGGAGTACTTAAGGTTGGAATTTCACAATCTTTTGGTGCCATGCATATTATTCCAGCCTTACCGTCATTTATGGCAAAACATCCTGAGCTAGAACTACAAGTCAGTTTACTTGATCATAAAGTGGATGTGGTTAGCGAAGGATTAGATTTATTACTGACTATGTCTGAGCAGTTACCATTAGGCATGGTTGCCAGACCATTAATGAAATGTCAGTTCCTCTTGGTTGCCTCCCCTGATTATGTTGCTAAGCACGGTGAGCCTACTCGTCCAGAACAATTAGTTGACCATAATTGTTTAGTTTACCAAGGTGAGTGGCATGAACACAGTATGTGGCAATTTAAGAAAGGAGATGATTACTGTGAAATTGGCGTCTCGGGTAATTTTAGAGTCGATAACGCTCCAGCATTAAAATCTGCTGCTATTAGTGGCTTGGGTGTTGTGTATTTGGCAAGTTATTTGATGGAAGATGAGATTACTAAGGGGACGTTAGTTCCTTTACTAGAAGATTGGCAATTAACTCACCATTTACCACTACAAGCAGTTTATCCTCGTCGTAAACATCTTGCGCCTAAAGTGAGTGCCTTTATTGAATTTATTAAAGACCATATAGGAAATCCACCCTATTGGGATATTCCCTATGCAGAACTGTTCAGTAAACGTCAGTAA
- a CDS encoding YggN family protein: MNINKLLTGCALSGVILGLSGLPLAQAQTELKIDERCDVSLNYDVKVEPKKLVMSEKGAEKYRIEVDKLFVEGKQVSLTDKQKKLVTQYADEVSTQVPEVIELINESVSLASKAVGMALTPLMGDAAGAKFDQMMVGVQKRVDTIAYKQGDSFYLAATEESMQNTFNDEFSQEMEQIVQNSIGTIMMTLGSQIMSANGDSFEAKMDALSKKMDNLGQDIEQQIESQSKGLEAKADRLCDRFENLLVLENQLRKEIPALAPYALTQNTVNQVRQ, translated from the coding sequence ATGAACATAAATAAGCTATTAACTGGATGTGCATTATCTGGCGTTATTCTAGGATTATCAGGCTTACCGTTAGCGCAAGCGCAAACAGAACTTAAAATCGATGAACGTTGCGATGTGTCTTTAAATTATGATGTTAAGGTTGAGCCTAAAAAATTAGTCATGAGTGAGAAGGGGGCTGAGAAGTACCGTATAGAAGTTGATAAGTTATTTGTAGAAGGTAAGCAAGTTAGCTTAACCGACAAGCAGAAAAAATTGGTTACTCAATATGCCGATGAAGTGTCGACTCAAGTGCCTGAAGTGATCGAACTTATCAATGAATCGGTATCTCTTGCATCAAAAGCTGTTGGCATGGCGTTAACCCCATTAATGGGTGATGCGGCTGGCGCTAAATTTGATCAAATGATGGTTGGTGTACAAAAGCGGGTAGATACAATTGCTTACAAGCAGGGTGATAGTTTTTATTTAGCGGCCACAGAAGAATCGATGCAAAACACTTTTAATGATGAGTTTTCCCAAGAAATGGAACAAATTGTTCAAAATTCTATCGGGACTATTATGATGACACTCGGTAGTCAAATAATGTCGGCTAATGGTGATTCATTTGAGGCGAAGATGGATGCTCTTTCTAAAAAAATGGACAACTTAGGCCAGGATATTGAGCAACAAATTGAAAGCCAATCTAAGGGGTTGGAGGCTAAGGCGGATCGTTTATGTGATCGATTCGAAAATTTACTCGTGCTTGAAAATCAACTGCGTAAAGAGATACCTGCATTAGCACCTTATGCGTTGACGCAAAACACTGTCAATCAAGTACGCCAATAA
- the glsB gene encoding glutaminase B: MPELALLEEVVEKVRPLLGQGKVANYIPALASVDAGKLGIAVTTVDGETLGAGDYLEPFSIQSISKVFSLTLALTLYEEAEIWSRVGKEPSGHSFNSLVQVELERGKPRNPFINAGALVIADLLQSRLGAPKHRMLELVRQLSQNDKVCFDKQVADSEYQHSARNAAIAYLMKSFGNFQGDVDTVLRTYFHYCALKMNCADLSRAMLYLANRGKTVDGTELISQVQTRQLNALLATSGLYDGAGEFAYRVGMPGKSGVGGGIIAVIPGELSICVWSPELDENGNSLAGTAMLEHLSQRLGRSIF; the protein is encoded by the coding sequence ATGCCCGAGTTGGCATTACTTGAGGAAGTGGTCGAGAAAGTTCGACCCTTGCTCGGCCAAGGAAAAGTTGCAAATTATATCCCCGCACTGGCTAGCGTTGATGCTGGCAAATTAGGCATTGCCGTCACGACTGTTGACGGTGAAACTTTAGGTGCGGGCGATTACCTTGAGCCGTTTTCGATTCAAAGTATCTCTAAAGTTTTCAGCTTAACCTTAGCGTTAACTTTATATGAAGAAGCCGAAATCTGGAGCCGTGTTGGCAAAGAACCTTCGGGCCATTCCTTCAATTCTCTTGTTCAAGTCGAGTTAGAACGTGGCAAGCCGCGCAATCCCTTTATCAATGCTGGCGCGTTAGTGATTGCTGACTTATTGCAGAGCCGTTTAGGTGCGCCTAAACACAGAATGCTTGAGTTAGTTAGGCAACTCAGCCAAAACGATAAAGTGTGTTTTGATAAACAAGTGGCAGATTCAGAATATCAGCATAGTGCGCGCAATGCGGCTATCGCTTATTTGATGAAGTCGTTTGGTAATTTTCAAGGCGATGTTGATACTGTGCTGCGCACTTATTTTCATTACTGCGCCCTAAAAATGAATTGTGCTGATTTATCTAGGGCCATGTTGTATTTGGCGAATCGCGGCAAAACTGTGGATGGCACTGAGCTGATTTCTCAAGTTCAAACTCGGCAACTTAACGCTCTGTTGGCCACCTCGGGCTTATATGATGGCGCGGGTGAATTTGCTTATCGTGTTGGTATGCCTGGTAAAAGTGGCGTCGGTGGCGGTATTATTGCGGTTATCCCTGGCGAGTTGTCGATTTGTGTTTGGTCACCGGAGCTTGATGAGAATGGCAACTCACTTGCGGGTACTGCTATGCTTGAGCATCTAAGTCAGCGTCTTGGGCGCTCTATTTTCTAG
- a CDS encoding YggL family protein, producing MATNRSRRLRKKMRVDEFQELGFDMAWTFDASVSEADIDATVDKFIDEVIEARKLGFHGGGHIEWEGIIATQTIGKCTEEDIAAVKAFWATQKVSQVEVSELYDIWWG from the coding sequence ATGGCAACTAATCGTAGCCGTCGTTTACGTAAGAAAATGCGCGTCGATGAATTCCAAGAGTTAGGTTTTGATATGGCCTGGACTTTTGATGCATCTGTATCTGAAGCCGATATCGATGCAACGGTAGATAAATTTATCGACGAAGTGATCGAAGCCCGCAAATTAGGTTTTCACGGCGGCGGCCACATCGAATGGGAAGGGATTATCGCCACCCAAACGATTGGCAAATGTACCGAAGAAGATATTGCTGCAGTTAAGGCATTCTGGGCGACTCAAAAAGTGTCCCAGGTTGAAGTTAGCGAACTGTACGATATTTGGTGGGGTTAA
- the trmB gene encoding tRNA (guanosine(46)-N7)-methyltransferase TrmB, whose amino-acid sequence MSEVTTAEFNEEGKYLRKIRSFVLREGRLTKGQAQAIESQWPTMGLDYSPVPLNLSEVFGREADTVLEIGFGMGASLVQMAKDAPEQNFIGIEVHKPGVGSCLSDAAIAGVTNLRVYHHDAMEVLEHAIADGSLARVQLFFPDPWHKKRHHKRRIVQAEFAELVRRKLKIGGVFHMATDWEEYSEHMLEVMNAAPGYKNQSADGTVVPRPDHRPLTKFEARGHRLGHGVWDLMFERIA is encoded by the coding sequence ATGAGCGAAGTCACTACCGCTGAATTTAATGAAGAAGGCAAGTATCTGCGCAAGATCAGAAGCTTTGTCCTGAGAGAAGGTCGCTTAACTAAAGGCCAAGCCCAAGCTATTGAAAGCCAGTGGCCAACAATGGGTTTAGATTACAGCCCAGTGCCATTAAACCTTAGCGAGGTTTTTGGTCGTGAAGCCGATACTGTGCTGGAAATTGGCTTTGGCATGGGTGCCTCTTTAGTACAAATGGCAAAAGATGCACCGGAGCAAAATTTCATTGGTATTGAAGTACATAAACCGGGTGTAGGCTCTTGCCTCAGTGATGCTGCCATTGCCGGTGTGACTAATTTACGTGTATATCATCACGATGCCATGGAAGTATTAGAACATGCGATTGCTGACGGATCATTAGCTCGAGTGCAATTGTTTTTCCCCGATCCTTGGCATAAGAAACGTCACCATAAGCGCCGTATAGTGCAAGCTGAATTTGCCGAACTTGTTCGTCGTAAGCTGAAAATTGGCGGTGTGTTCCATATGGCCACTGACTGGGAAGAATATAGCGAGCACATGCTCGAGGTAATGAATGCTGCGCCCGGTTATAAAAACCAATCGGCCGATGGCACTGTTGTGCCACGTCCTGATCATCGCCCACTGACAAAGTTTGAAGCCCGCGGCCATAGATTGGGTCACGGTGTATGGGATCTGATGTTTGAGCGTATCGCTTAA
- the mutY gene encoding A/G-specific adenine glycosylase, whose product MKSTASFATRIVSWYDNHGRKTLPWQQDKTPYRVWVSEIMLQQTQVATVIPYYLKFMARFPDVLALANAPDDEVLHHWTGLGYYARARNLHKAAKMIRDDYQGLFPTDFEQVLALPGIGRSTAGAVLSLSLGQHHPILDGNVKRVLARHGAIAGWPGQKTVEEQLWQLTDTLTPQQDIQKYNQAMMDIGASICTRSKPNCALCPVAIDCKAQLIGRQTDFPGKKPKKTIPTKAAWMLVLMQDNQVFLAKRPPAGIWGGLWCFPEFATQDALETHLEEQGFDAQQLEWLTGFRHTFSHFHLDIQPMMLNLDQTQNNSQMMSVMEQNHSLWYNISHPSKVGLAAATERVLANLGSLVQSAVSKE is encoded by the coding sequence ATGAAATCTACAGCCTCCTTCGCTACACGTATCGTCTCTTGGTACGACAATCACGGTCGTAAAACCCTCCCTTGGCAGCAAGATAAAACCCCATATCGCGTATGGGTTTCTGAAATCATGCTGCAGCAAACTCAGGTTGCGACAGTTATTCCCTATTACCTTAAATTTATGGCGCGTTTTCCCGATGTGTTAGCACTCGCTAACGCGCCAGACGATGAGGTGTTGCATCATTGGACCGGCCTTGGCTATTACGCTAGGGCGCGTAATCTGCATAAAGCGGCCAAGATGATCCGCGACGATTATCAAGGATTATTTCCAACGGATTTTGAGCAAGTGCTCGCCCTACCCGGCATCGGCCGCTCAACAGCAGGCGCAGTATTATCGCTGTCGCTTGGGCAACATCACCCCATTCTCGATGGCAACGTAAAACGCGTGTTAGCAAGACACGGCGCCATTGCTGGTTGGCCGGGGCAAAAAACGGTTGAAGAACAGCTTTGGCAACTAACGGATACATTGACGCCGCAGCAAGATATTCAGAAATACAATCAAGCCATGATGGATATAGGCGCCAGTATTTGCACTCGTAGTAAACCTAACTGCGCCCTCTGCCCTGTAGCGATTGATTGCAAAGCTCAACTGATTGGCAGACAAACCGATTTCCCTGGCAAAAAGCCTAAAAAAACCATACCCACCAAAGCGGCGTGGATGTTAGTGCTGATGCAAGACAACCAAGTCTTTTTAGCTAAACGTCCGCCAGCGGGAATTTGGGGCGGACTCTGGTGCTTCCCTGAATTCGCTACTCAAGATGCACTTGAAACTCATCTTGAAGAGCAAGGCTTCGATGCCCAACAGCTCGAATGGTTAACAGGCTTTAGACACACATTTAGCCACTTTCATTTAGATATTCAGCCAATGATGCTTAATTTAGATCAGACGCAAAACAACAGTCAAATGATGAGCGTCATGGAACAAAACCATTCTCTCTGGTATAACATAAGTCATCCTTCCAAAGTGGGACTGGCCGCAGCCACCGAGCGCGTGCTAGCCAATTTGGGATCACTCGTTCAATCCGCAGTCAGTAAGGAATAA
- a CDS encoding oxidative damage protection protein, with protein sequence MARTVNCVYLNKEADGLDFQLYPGDLGKRIFDNISKEAWGLWQKKQTMLINEKKLNMMNVDDRKFLEEQMTSFLFEGKDVEIEGFVPEKDQD encoded by the coding sequence ATGGCGCGTACAGTCAATTGCGTATATTTAAATAAAGAAGCCGACGGCCTAGACTTTCAACTGTATCCAGGTGATTTAGGTAAACGTATTTTTGATAACATCAGCAAAGAAGCTTGGGGCCTATGGCAAAAAAAGCAAACCATGCTGATCAACGAGAAAAAACTCAACATGATGAATGTTGATGATCGTAAATTTCTTGAAGAACAAATGACCTCTTTCCTATTTGAAGGTAAAGATGTTGAAATTGAAGGTTTTGTACCAGAAAAAGACCAAGATTAA
- a CDS encoding YceI family protein — MKKQLLSALIGVSLLVPMAASAADYVIDTEGAHASITFKVNHLGYSYVVGRFNDFSGDFSYDAAKPTAMTVNVTVNTLSVDSNHAERDKHIRGEDFLNTGKFAKATFASTSVEDKGNGDLVINGNLTLNGVTKPLAIKAHAVGEGQDPWGGYRAGFTGTTTFAMKDFGIKMDLGPASSHVELDLVVEGVRK, encoded by the coding sequence ATGAAAAAGCAACTGTTAAGCGCACTGATTGGTGTATCTCTATTGGTTCCTATGGCGGCTTCTGCTGCAGATTATGTGATTGATACAGAAGGTGCTCATGCTTCTATTACTTTTAAAGTAAACCATTTAGGTTATAGCTATGTGGTGGGGCGTTTTAATGATTTTAGCGGTGATTTTAGTTACGATGCGGCTAAACCAACAGCGATGACTGTAAATGTTACTGTGAATACATTAAGTGTCGATTCAAACCATGCTGAGCGTGATAAACACATTCGCGGCGAAGATTTTCTTAATACTGGCAAATTCGCTAAAGCGACCTTTGCATCTACTTCGGTGGAAGATAAAGGAAATGGCGATTTAGTGATTAACGGTAACTTAACTTTAAATGGTGTGACTAAACCATTAGCGATCAAGGCCCATGCTGTGGGTGAAGGTCAGGACCCTTGGGGTGGCTACCGTGCCGGTTTTACGGGCACAACCACTTTTGCGATGAAAGATTTCGGTATCAAGATGGATTTAGGTCCAGCATCTAGCCATGTTGAGTTAGATCTAGTGGTTGAAGGCGTGCGTAAGTAA